The Bubalus bubalis isolate 160015118507 breed Murrah chromosome 2, NDDB_SH_1, whole genome shotgun sequence genome includes the window TTCTCTCAGAATTGGCCACCGAAGGTGCACTTGGGGCCCGCCTTATGggaggcttgctgctgctgccgccaagtcgcttcagtcatgtccgactctgtgcgatcccatagacggcctcctaccaggctcctctgtccctaggattctccagaacactggagtgggttgccatttccttctccaatatgggAGGCTTGCTGGCCTTCACCTAATCCCTCTCATACCTTTtgctatcagtttagttcagtcgctccagtcgtgtccgactctttgcgaccccatgaatcgcagcacgccaggcctccctgtccatcaccatctcccggagttcactcggactcacgttcatcgagtcagtgatgccacccagccatctcatcctctgtcgtccccttctcctcctgccccaaatccctcccagcatcagggtcttttccaatgagtcaactctttgcatgaggtggccaaagtactggagtttcagctttagcatcattccttcccaagaaatcccagggctgacctccttcagaatggactggtcggagctccttgcagtccaagggactctcaagagtcttctccaacaccacagttcaaaagcatcaattcttcggggctcagccttcttcacagtccaactctcacatccatacatgaccacaggaaaaaccatagccttgactagacggaccttagttggtaaagtaatgtctctgcttttctatatgctatctacgttggtcataacttttcttccaaggagtaagcgtcttttaatttcatggctgcaatcaccatctgcagtaattttggagccccccaaaataaagtctgacactgtttccccatctatttcccatgaagtgatgggaccagatgccatgatcttcgttttctccaATGTTTTCCTTTTGCTATACTCACCTTTATAAGAGGACAGAAAATGTAGTCACTTGTGTACCCTATTCCTCTGGTTACCAAATCATAAATTTTCCCCGTGTTGCCTTTTTTCTTTGGCTAACAAAAACCACACAGCTTCAGAAAATCCCCTAAATCACTTAACTCCCAGCTTTCAATGGGAGTTAACTTTACAAACTTTAGTTTGCTCCCAATCATTTTCCTTGAGTTGGCCAAAGTTTGTTCTGTTGGTCACTTTGTccaactctgaaaccccatggactgtagcctgccaggctcttcagtccatgggattttccaggcaagaatgctgggagtgggttgccatttccttctccaggggatcttcctgatccaggcattgcaggaagattctttaccatctgagttataGGGAACTCCTTTTTTTACTGTGCCAGCTTACAAAACCCAGagtgaaccttttggccaaccctatactaggaataaaactttttcctttcagtaaaaTTGAACTCGTCAGTCGTAGCCAGCTTTCCCCCCTCCATACCTACTGGCAACACTGTTCAACAGGCCTAGGTGTTTTATCACTAACTGCATTACCAGAGGAGCAAGTCAAGACTATCACATTGAGAACCAAAATTAAATGCTCATCAGATGATTAGGTGTAATAGTTACAACCTAAGCCAAAATGACAAATCCCTTTGGTtaataccctgatgctaggaaagactgagggcagaagtgggtgagaggaagagatggttggatggcatcaccaaatcaatggccattagtttgagcaagctccaggagatggtgaaggacagggaagcctggcatgctgcagtccatggggtctcaaagggtttggacacgacttagccacttaACACCTTGTACACAAGTAGATAAAGGTTGTTTTAAGAAGTTTCAGCATTACTCCATGATTTTGAGGGCAGAAAGGCCTTCTCTGGTTTGTACTAAATGGCTACCCATCACTGGCTCATCAGTGCAGGGTAGCAaagcacctccctccctcccttcccaaaGCCACAGAAGACACGGCTGATGGTTTAGTATGGTTTATTAAGCTGTGCCTTAGTACAGACGCTGGGGCTTGCCCATGGTGCTCTTAATGTACAAGGCCCTGACGTTCTGCCAATTTTTCTTGAGCAATGACACCAGGAAGTTGACAGCTAAGTGGATGTTGTACACAAgctcatcatctgtcatcttcACGTGGCCAACAGCCACTGCCAGACACAGCACCTGTGGGGAGAAGGTCAAATCAGGTTGGTGGCCTGATTCAAAGAAACCAACTGTGGAGAGTGGGCTCATCTACAAGCCAGATGGCCCATTCCACCCCCTTCCAGTGCCCTAATAAGCAGTGCTTTGCCCTCAGACCTAGAAGACCAGAGCTATTTGAAAACCTTCAATCCTGTAAGTGACTGTCACAAGTCCCAAGAATCCTCAGAAAGGCAAACCAGGGCTTCCACACCGAGAATGTGGGTAAACGGCAAGGCCCTGCCACCGTCACCACTGTTTAATCTGCGCCACCAGCCAGACCACCTCACCTTCTTCATCTGGAACTTGATCGTGGACTTCACTTCATCAACTTTGGCCACCATGTTCTCATTGTGGGTCAGCAAGGAAGGGAACTTGCCAGCCTTGTTCAGGCCTGGGCCCAGGATTCGGGGGATCTGCTTGATCAGAGACTCTGAAGCCAAAAAGGCATCATATTTCTTGGCTGGTAGAGAGAAAAAGCCATTAGGACCTGGCCCCTCAAGACAACTCTAAACAGAGCTCTGTGACCCAACCACAGAAGTGGCCTCCATCAGCACTCTACCCTTTCCACAGCTACCAAGTCTTTTGCATCCTCTCCTGAGGGCAGTATAAGCTCCATCCTCTGGACTTTTACTGGCCAAACATCCACATGAAACCAAGTGGCAGAAGTCCACGCTGACTCACAATCCATGTTGTAATGAAAAAGGCTCACTCTAATTAAGACTGCCTGGTTTCAAATCCCACCTTCCTACTTTCTAGTCACCCAACTGAAGAACCTGTTCATCTGTAATAAATACTCCAATCATAGAGcataaagattaaaatgaaacaataggAGCTCTAAATAGAAATTCCAACCCAGAAGGCACTAGCACCTAACCTGTCAATTTGACAGAGCTCACCTGCTTAGCAAAGAACCACTACCTGGCCTTCGTCCCTTAAAAATAACcctcaaagcaaaaaaaaatttttcacatGGCTAAGTTTCAATTTCCAGTTGGCCAAGCACAGCAGATACTTGGTCGTAACTCTACCCCTTCATTTTAAAATCCGAATAGCAGAAATACCCCTATATTCTACCACTCCCAAGAGATCTGCAATCACTGTACCCCACCTATGAAACCACACCAGGCACTCACCCAGCTTCTTGACCAGTTTTTTATTCTTGTTCAGTTTTTTCAGCGCCTCGATGTCCATGTGGGGGATATCCACAGCCTTGGCCTCATCACAATGCTGCTGGTCCCCCAAGACACACACGGAGAACTTGGGGCGGGGAGTGGACTTAAGCCTGCATTTTGGGGGGGACAGGATAGGTCACATCCAGCCCTAAGCTACCGAGGCTGAAGGTGAAAGGGTCTGGGACCACTGAGCCTTACCCAGAGCCGTCCACATTCACCAACAGCTAGTCTGGCTTCTCAAACTAGCCGGCGGGCTCGGCCAAAGCCTCCCCACGCCTCCCCTCTTCTTTTAAGACCCAGGGTGGGGGTCCGTCCAGCCACGTCTGCCCGGAGCAGGGGGTCTGAACTACCCGGGCACTTCAGTGCCGCAAGCGCCCGGCCGCCACTGGAGCCACAAGGGAGGAGACGGGGCAGCGCGGGGGCACTGAGGGCTGGGTGGGATCGGAACGATGCCAACCTGACGGTGCCCGAGAAGCGTTTGTCCTTCTGAGggtcatagttcttcaggctgatCTGAAGCTCCACCGTCtccaaaaaccttaaaaaaaaagaagttaacgAAGTTATAACAAGCCTCCAGCGGCTTTCCCCAAAGCGGCTCTCCCCGAGGCCGGCTCTTACTTTCTGCGCTTGCGCTGGTTCCCATGCAGGACTTCCCGCACCGCCTCGTAGAGGGTGTCGCGGGAGACTTTGCTGCTGCAAGAAACAAGCAAGACAAGCGGTCAGAGCCCGGGAGCCGGGCACCAACCCCCGGGGGTGTCAGAAGCCTCGGGCGCGGGGGTGCCTAGAGATTACTCCCCGGGGGCTTCTGGACACCCAAGTGGAGCGACTCGGGCCCAAGGACCAACCCCGGGGAAGAGGGACCCTACTGGAGACCGGCCTTGGCGCGCGAACTCGAACGCCAGGCCCGCAGGCCGAAGCCTGACAAGAAATACCCCTCAACGAAGCAGGGGCAAGAACTCCCGgggcatctgcccgcaatgtttCCTTCCCCACAGGGGCGTCCAGAGGCGCGGATGAACGTGGATAGCACGACTAAGCGACACCAACCTCATGGTTCCCCACGCCGCGATAACCGGAAAAGAGAGAAACGCCCCTCGCGCATGCGCCCAAATAGGATCCTTGTTCTCGCGAGAGATGTCTGTTCCCGCGGCTTTTCTCCTGAGTGTAGTCAGTCTGGTGGCTCAATCCCGGGGAGCGCCGCCACCTGCGGCCACTGAGGGGCGCCACCGACGTGCCTTGTACCGCTAGACTCGCTTGGGAAGACCCCAGCCGCACGCCCCGTGGCACCAGACTCTGCCAGGCCCTTAGGGAAGAGGCtagggccagggatcgaaccgcagTAGTCACACTGCTGGGCATCGCACCCTTGACAGCCGCTGAGAGGATGCAGACAGACCCTCACCATTTTTGTCTCTTAGACCTCCGGCGCGCACCTCCTCCTGCCTTGCGAACCTGTTTCACGTCTCAAAAGCAGGCTTTACTAAAAGTTTCTTTCTTGGCCGCTCAGAGCCTGCAGCGGGGAGGCCTCAAGGAAGGTTTTGTGATGAACTTACACCTGACAGTTGATTCAGGAACATCTATAGGTTGTTTACTGTGAGCAAGGCGCCTCGCTAAGTGCTGTGGGAATATAGAGATGTAGGACAGACAGGCCCACATACTGCACACTCTCTGCCTCTTCTGTCCAGCAGGCTGCTCACCGTAACCCCAGGAACTCTTCAGATCCCTCCATCATCTGCCCCAAAGCCTTCCCCAACTCCAGGTTGAGTCATTCCCGCCCTCAAGCCCTCTCCCGCAGTGTGGCATGCCCAGTCTCACCCACTCCACAGACCGCTCTGACAGGGCTCAGGTGCGTGGTATCACACGTGATCTGGCCCACAGAATGTGAATGAACCTCAGAACTCTACCACCTGGCCCACAAGGAGAAAGATGCCCCCTGTCACTaaggagggtggggcagggggtggggggtggtatgGGCTGGTTTCAACAAATAACAAGAGTTAGTAGGAAGACAGGCACTGCTTCTAATAAGACATTATTgaacctctctctctttttttttaatgaaataccaTTGATAAATTATTCAAGTCAGAAACAAGAACACAGAGGATCATCACATATACACTTGAGCACAGGAGATCTGTGCTGAGCACATgtccctggggctcctggagtGTCATCGTTGTCCACTCTGGGTCTGCTATGACCCTGCGGAGGCCTATCTTAACGGTGTCTGTCCCCAGAAGTGACAAGGAGGGAGCCCAGGGTCAGGAGCCCTCGGTAATGCAGATCATCTAGCCCCAGACCCTTCCTGCCAGCCCCTCTGCAGCCTGGAGCAGGGAGGCAGTTGATCCCTGGGATGGCCAGGTTCAGCCCTGACCCCCAGGCAAGAGGCAGGGTGAGGAGCTGAGGGCAGAAGTGTCCTTCAGGAAGTCGGTGAGGGAGCTTCGGGAGGGTGGTCCTCTGGTGGACAGTCAGGGGGTCAGATGTCTCAGGGCAGCCTGCAGGGACTTCCTCAGGAAAGTGGTGTGGAGTTCCACAGCTGCAGCCAGGCCCAGCTTCTGGGGCTCAGTGATCTGGAGAGAAGGATGAATCGTATCAGGACTCCAGCAGCTGATCCCTCCTCTCCCCTATCCTGCCCCTGGGCTCTGTTAGTTAGAAGAGAGAAATCCAGGACCCAAGGACGATTGGAGATGACTCCCTGAGAAATCTAACTTCCATTAGATGCTACCATGACCAGGggatgtgaccttgggcaagttactgcatctcaatttcctcatctataaaatggagccaATAATAGGACCTTCTCATAGGACTAGTACTCACAGGACTAGTACCAAGTTCACATATATAAAGGGCTTAGAAGGATGCCTGGAACATAGCAGGGGCTACAAGTATCAGCTTAGTCTTTTAGCTCTCTAACCTTCTCCCCCACGACCATCCACTCTCGGGTTTTTAGGCCTCAGCTACAATGACCTACCTGCAGATCCCCTCGGACATTCAGTGCTTACACAGTTTATTTGGCTGGAACACTGTTTCCTCCACCTTGGCCTTTAACTACCACCCATCCTTTAAGAGTCAGGAAGCCTGTACCAATTCCCACGACAAACAAGGTTtagttgcccccttttcctctacCATCAGATGCCCTGTGCTTACCTTCACCTGGCTGCTACCGGATATTACAATGATCTCCCCCTCACTAGCCCAGTAGGTGCTGGTGCAGAGGTCAAGTCCAGGACAGAAACTGTGATATTGTGATTGTTGATTCCTAATGCCTCAGAAAGCATCTGGCCTAGAGCAGTGTTGGCTGGATGAACGAACTCCTAAGCAGCCTCACTCCCCTATTCTTGGACTTGAACTTGTGGTTTCCCTGGCTTATACTCAGGGTTTTCTCCCTAGTGAACATCAAACACCCTCGTGGCAGGATCAAGCAGCAGAAACTGcccttgtgtgtgcttagttgctcagttgtgtctgactctgcgaccccatgaactgcagcccgccaggctcctctgtccatgggattctccaagcaggaatactggagtgggttgccatgccctgctccaggggatcttcccaactcagggatcaaacccaggtctccctcattgcaggcagattctttaccaactgagccgccagggaagccccacacttgTGGCCCTACCAGTACTCACGTTGGCCTGATACTTGGTCATCACTGTCAGCAGGAGCTTGGCATAGGCCATGGATGTGGTGGCCACTGGCCCCTCTTTACAGAGTTTCTCCATCAACACACTGAACTTCTCAGGGGGCATCTCCACCTGCACACATTAGGAGATGGGGCAATAGCACAAGAAAGGGCCCTGGATTCAATTCCCCAACTCTACCACTTCCTAAGCAAGTGACCCTCAACCAAACTGAACTTCAGGTCACTCAACTAGactgagcctcagcttccacatctgtaaaatggggctcatAATACTGAACTCTGAGGACTTTGAAAGTGATTTAATGTTATTATGCAGATAAAGCCTGGCACACAGGACTCAGAAAAGCGGTAGTCACTGCTGCACAGGCTCAGATTAGGAGCAAGGGGAGGCTGAGGATCTTTAGCCTGGCATAGTGGTTGAAGATAAAAGGAGAGAGTGGTCCCAAGGGAGTCCTGCCTGCATAACAACAACAGCTTCTCATAATCATAACTTAATAAACACTTATTAGGCACTAGGTACCGTTCCGGACATGCTACCCCAATTATACCACTTAAATCTCACCCCAGTTTTACATGGTAGGTGCCATCATCACCCCCCTTTTGccgacgaggaaactgaggcataaagagGCTAACTACTTGCATTATAAACCAATGAGGCAGACTCGTGTACCGGTATACGGAAAAACTGCCAAAATTCCTGTTAGATGGAAAAAGCAAAGCACAGGGCACTCTGTTACAGCTTAGACCTTGGTGTGTTACAACCTATGTAAAAAGCAGGGGAAGAGTAAATTTCAACATGTGTCCTTGTATTTATACAGCGTCTCTGGGAGGGTTCCACTGCGACTAGTAACACTGATTAGCCCTGGGGAGGGGAATATGGGTGGCTGGGAGGAATTTTTTCACTATGTCCTTGtaaggatacagttcaaaggtgGGAACATATGACTCTATTAcctattcaaaaataaattaaatttacacATACACATCAATAAGTCCCTCCTCCaggccacacagccagcaagAGGCACAGCTGGGATTCACCGTGCAGTCAGCTCTCTGCTCCTGGCCTTTCAAGCCCCAGGACCCTCCTCCCAGTGTCACAGGAACCctcctggagggctgccatcctGCTTGCCCATTCTGTCACTGAAGTGGTCAGAAGCCCAGGAGCCCCACGCCCGCCCACAGCACAGCAGCGCTTCTTTGTCCATCCCAAGGCAGCCTGCTCACCTGCCGCTCCAGGAGTGACTGCAGCACCAAGAAAGCCTCCTCCTTCCAGGGCAGCTCCAAGATCTGTCTGCAAGCACAGGCCCCAGTGAGGAAAGCTCAGCCTCCCACCAAGCCTGGGGATCTACTGCTCCTACCCCAAGGCAAGGCCCCCGGGGACAGCTAAGATCCGCAGCCGCAGAGGAAGTAGTCAGGGCCCCTGATGCTGGCGGCCGGGTAGGAGCGCTGCTGCAGTGCCGGGAAAGCCATGGCCCCAGACCCCTGGGAGCTGACAGTGGAGGCTTTGGCCGAGACGTACAATGGTTCCCTGAAAAATGACCAAGAGTCGAGAGTGCATCCTGAGCAAAAAGGGGAGGGTGACCCAGGGAAGAGGATGATGACAGTGATGGGTGAGGTGACACATGTGAGGCTTCTGAGAGAAGGCAAGCCGTCCCTGCAGAGCCCAGCCCTCGGTGAGGTCCACTCCAGCTGCACCTCCTGTCCTCAGCTTGTTGGGAAAGGCAGGATGTCACGTGGAAACACTGTCCCTTCCCGGGTGCACAGACTTGGGTCTGAGGCCAGGCTTTTGCGCTCGCTGTAGCTCTGTGACCTTTGGCCACctccctcagcctctctgagcttcagctttcCCATCTCTAAGGTGGCAGCAGCACAGGACTGCACGCAGACTGAAGTAGTGAATTGAAAGCACAGAGAAAGTCCTTGGAAACAGGTGGCTAGTAGTTTTTTGGAGATTGTCCCCTTCTCATTTGATACTTAGCATTTTATATTTCATGTTGATTTCCACTGGGGTCTCACCTACTCATTATTTCTACATGTCTGTATCTTAACTCCCCAATTTGATGCCCAAACTTAACACCAATTTTATGACAGTATTTGAGCACTTCCTAGGTGCCAAATACTGTGCTGAGGTCTTCATGTGCATTATCACACTTAATATCTAGAAAAACCCTACACAGTTAATGTGTggaagcagaggctcagagagatagAACAACCTGATTAAACTTGCACATTTAAAGACaaagttgaaagataaaaaaaataaaaggcaaggcTGAGGTTTTCACCCACGTCCGTCTGACCCCAGAGCCAGTGCTCTGAACCACGATGTCATGTTCCAACTATGCTGAGAACTCAAGCACAGCAGCACCAGCCTCTTCTCCACATTCCCTGGGGCGCCTGGCACAGAAGTCCGgccccctgggctggggaggggacatGGTGTGGCAACTTACAAGGACCCACAGTGGTAAGGCACAAAGCCAGGCTCAGGTCAGCGAGAGCGGGCGTCGGCTGTGCCACTGCCTGTATTTCAGGCACTTTTGGGCACAGGGCCTGGTGCCCAGTCAGCTCCAATTCCAGAATGCCAAGAGCAGCTTGGCCAGGGAGAGGAGGTGTGGGTGGGGCCAGCAGGGGTGCCTGTCACTTACCCCAGCATTAGAACCTGCACGTCTGGCTCCAGGGCCTTGTCCTTTGTAAGGCAACACAGTAACTCTGTTTGAGCTGGACCTGAGTGGGCGACAGCAGATAAGAGAAGTCTGGGAAAAGACGGCAGGAGAGGAGGGGGCTGGCAGGGAACAAAATGCCCAGCTCATTACAGGCGGCAGTGTCATGGAAGCAACTGGTATCTTTACTCCTTGAATACCCAACTCCTGCCAGGACCACCCAGGGGAGGTGAAGGGTGCTGCGAAGAGAGCGGGCAGAGCTACCGGGCCTGCGGCCTGTTCTAAAATTACCTATTCCTGGGGCTTGGAGCACAGGGCCAAGGAGGGCTCTGCAGACAGCATAGGGGTACTTGGTACAGAAGGAGGTCAGGGCAGTCGTGAGCAGGCGGGAGGCTGAGGAAGTCAGGGAGAGAATCTACAGCCAACGGGGAGGAAACACTTAATTAATTGCTTCTTCCCTCCAACAAATGTTTATCAGACTCATTTCAGAAGCTTATACattacaccaggcttccccagtggctcagcggttaaagaatctgcctgcaatgcaggagatgcggcaGGAGGAGctgcagattctatccctggatcaggaagatgccccggggaaggaaatggcaacccactccagtattcttgcctggaaaatcccatggacagaggagcctggcgggctacagtccatgggatcacaaagagtcagacaagactgagcaactaaatgcaAACTCATACATTACAGTGACAAAAAAGTCCTTTTATCCAGGACCCACATGGATCCACCCATTGGAAAGTGCACATAGCTCCCTTCCCCGGCTCCCATATCCCTTCAGCTTCTTTAAGGATCTGGGGCCCAAGAGGGATGAGTTAGATGCCCTGTAGGTAGATGGCCTAGGGGTCTATGCCCTTCCCTTGCCCCCAGGACCCAGGACAGGCCAGATGTGTGCCAGGCTGGGAACCCCCTCTGGCATCCTGCTGAGGGCTCAGACTCTCTCCCTGTCGCCCCACCAGTCCCAGACCCTTCATGTGCGTCCCAGAGCACCTACCCGTCCAAGGAAGAGGCTCCTGGTCAGCACAGTGGCATTGCCCAGGCTGAGGTCTGGTGACAAGGCCAGCAGCCAGGTGCAGAGCTGGAGGAGACCTGTGTCCAGGAGCTGCGGGAGCTGCAGCTGGGCACACAGCAGGTCCACCTGCCAAGGACGGGGGAGGGTCCCGGGACACTCAGCCTGTCTTGGCTGAACTGTCTCAAGCCAAGCAGGCAGAACGGGCGGGGCCAGGACACCCCAGGGTAAGGTAAGATGGGAAAGCTGCCCTATGGGAACCAAGGGCTAAAAGAAACCACTGCGGGTGACCCCTGCCCCTGAGAGAACAAAAACCCAACCAAATCCCCTCTCCAAATTCCCACATGAGGCAGAGGAACAGAAATT containing:
- the RPL10A gene encoding 60S ribosomal protein L10a; protein product: MSSKVSRDTLYEAVREVLHGNQRKRRKFLETVELQISLKNYDPQKDKRFSGTVRLKSTPRPKFSVCVLGDQQHCDEAKAVDIPHMDIEALKKLNKNKKLVKKLAKKYDAFLASESLIKQIPRILGPGLNKAGKFPSLLTHNENMVAKVDEVKSTIKFQMKKVLCLAVAVGHVKMTDDELVYNIHLAVNFLVSLLKKNWQNVRALYIKSTMGKPQRLY